A window of Maioricimonas rarisocia genomic DNA:
CGTGTCGTAGCACAACTGAATCATGCACCCGATCACATCTGGAGATGTTCGGCGTTGCGAAGCATTCCTGACGGCGACTCCGGATCGGATTCGTTGCAGCAGATGTCCGTAGGAATCTCCCGGCGAAAAGTCCTCGGTAAATTTCCATCCCAGGTAGCGGAGCGACCGCGGAACGCGCTCGATGAACGGTGCAAGATGACGCTTCTCGTATACGACCGTCGCAGAACGGTCTTCCCGGATCAGGACGGCACCATGGGTCAGATCACGCCCCGCCTGTGCTGTACCCCGGTACTTCAGCACGGGCATTGTCATCAGGCGAGGAGCGATGTTCCGGCGAAACGCCGCAGACAACTCTTCGTCATGCGTCTGCTGAAGCATCGAGAGCAAACGGGTCTTTTCTTTGCGCTCCTCGCCCCTCCAGTTGCGGGTGAGGTACTCGGGGGCCACATCAACCACGCGCAAAGGGCACGAAGCCTCCGGGCAGACGAACAGGTCGACCGGTTCGGCACACGATTGCATCAGTGCCTGACACTCGTCGAAGAGTACACCCCTCTGGTCGGTTGGCGAACTCGATACCCCCTCCACATCCGTTTGCAGAAGGCCGATGCAGAAGGCGCCGCTTCCCTTACCTGCGTCTGCAGGCCTGGGGATCGTCGCAGTCCTCCAGATGCCGTATCCGAAGACAAGACCGAGCAGGCACACGGCGGAGCGGCAGGCCTTCACGTTCCTGGCGAGCACTTCAGGAGAGCCGTCAATGCGAATGGCCTGGTCGGCGTAAACGCCGACCGCACTTCCTGCGAACACGAGGACGAGCCCGACAACGTGCTGGCCTCCGATGTCGGCCAGCTGATAGGTGACCGGCCACTGGAACAGGGCGTGCTCGAGCGCACCATGGCCGAACGCGATGTCCGGCGTGTTCGTTCGCATCCATTCCAGCGTGCACCAGATCAGCGATAGACTCGCCGCGAGACTGATGCGGGAGTTTCTGGCCACCGCAAGGCCGCCCGCGATCGTCAACGGCCAGGCGATGCCGAGACACGCCGCACCCAGAATGCAGAGGACACGGTTCCGGGGCGTCGTGGCAATGACCGGCCATGTCAGCAGGCACCAGTAGAGTGTGCCTCCAATCCAGATCTGCCCTGCCCCGAGAAAGAACCTCAATCGCCGTTGCAGACCGCTCCGCTGATCGTCCGTCGTCGGGAGAAGCCAGTCCGCGTTCGATGCGAGCATACCCCACAGAAAAGGGATCCCGAGAACGAGGAAGGCGCTCCATCGGCTGGTGAACGCGACGTAGCCCAGACAGGCCGCGACGGATGACCACAGCAGTGCCCGGACAGAACGGGAAGCGTTCCGGACGACTTCAGTCGTCTTCTGCACGCACATCGGCAAGAACCCGGACGACAGTCGTGGGAGCAGTCGGGTCGTTACTCTGAATTCGCAAAGTACGCATCAGCTTTCCAGCAGTGAGCGGTGCCTGAAATAACGCAGACAGATCGGTCGCTGAGTGTGGTGCGATTGTCGTCGCAGGCATGCGGACCACGCGGATGCATTCGGAGCATGGCGACTCGATCTTCTCGAGCCGCAACAGTGCGTTCCCATGATTCGCCAACCGGACCGTTATGGAGGTCGACGTCCCTGTCCGCAATGGCCCCAGGTCTATCGTTTCCGGCGCAACAACCAGGTGCGGCCGGGGCAACCCGTAGTAAGAAACAATGCGTCCGAGACGCCAGAGCACCACACCGCCGAACAGAACCAGCGAGCAGAGAAATACGACGAATCCTGGAGAAACTCGGCGTTGGAACGCGGAGTCACTCACTCGATGCTGAGCGTCCAGGGGATGCTCGTCGCCAGATGTCACCGCTTACTCCTCGCACATGTACGTCGAGGATCCACCGCACGACTCGCATTCGGTGCAGCAACCGCAGTTCTCCGCCGGCCCGTAGGAGCCGTCATCGCAGCAGAGATAATCTTCCGGAATGCAGTTGCCCTGACATTCAGTCTCACCGGGCCCGCAGCCGGATTCTGAAGGCGACGCCAGGCCCGTACCGGGGGCGGTGACCGTACCCATCAGCACCAATGACAGTCCGATGTAGAACAGGGCTGCCGTATAGTAACGCCCACGAAACGATGCTGTACGCAGAATGCTTCGGGTCATACGTCCATCTCCACAGGATCATTATCAGCCGACGGGGACTTCTTTGCCCACCGGCGTGCCAGGATTACGGAGATTCCGATCAGGAGAACTCCATTTACGGCCAGCACCCATTGCCAGCGATCGGGACGGCTCTCCCTTCCTCCCACTCTGTCGAACGAATTCAGATACGTCCCCGCGATGAAATCCCGTGGTGGAGGAGGCGATAGCGTCGATTCAACGTTGTAAACGTCCTGAACCCTGGGGCGCACGTTGTTCGACGGTCCTTTCCCTTCGCGCAGGTAGTACGTGATCTCCACATTCGAGAGGAGTGGCAATGAGTCGTCCGCGTCCGAATACTCGCAGATCTGGATCCGTCTCCCTTGCAGGTGAGACGGGGATTCCGGATCGGGATAGTCCCGTTCGATGCGTTGCACGGCACACAGTTTGTCCCGCAGCAGCGTGATCGTTGTCGGCATCTTTGACCCCTGCGCCTGCAGAAGGTGACGGATCACCAGCAGTCGCTCGCCATCCTCCTCCGCCTGCTCCCGGACAGAGATGATACGTCCGGATGCGGGCTCGGAGAAAAGCACCTCCGTAAGGGGAAGCGTCGTAAACGAATAGGGAGCAAGGAAGAACTGGTACGTTGCCATTTCTGCCAGATACTTGTCCTGCTCTTTTCCGTGACCGATCAGGTAGTATTGCTCCGTCACGGCGTCATGACCGAACATGAACGACTCTTCCGGCCGAATGAGCGCCACTCGGCGATCGTTCAACTGGTCCGGAGATCCGGCTTTACTGATTGCGCCGTCGAGCAGAAAGTACTCCCCGTCTCGTGCCTTGAAGACGCCTTCCATTGTCTGGAAGACCTCCAGCCCCGACTCGAACTCCCAGTCGGCGTTCATCTGGGCGCGCGCATGCTCCGATGAGACGACGAGCGTGCAGTTGTTATAGTGCTCCTTCAAACGCGAGTGGGCCTCAACGACCTCTTGTAGCAACACCCGCTCATCCTCGCCCAGATGCGCGCAACAGCTGTGAGTACGAAGGTCGTCCTGGCCGTTCGAATTCGTGCAGTACGAGAGGACGAGGACGGTAGCGAGCCAGAAACGGGCGGATCGGTTCGGGAATCGGTGCATCGCGACGCCTTGATGAACAGACAAAACGCATGCAGAAACGCCTCTTATCGACAACTGCAGGGGATTCCCGCACACCCGCACGCCGCCGCACCGCCGGCGCCTGGGCACACGTCGGCAGTCGGAACGAATGCACACGACCCGTCCGCATTCATTGAACAGACAGTGCCTGGGCCGCAGGTCCGCGGGCAGGGGACGCAACCGCATGCATAAGCTTGCATCGCGAAAACTGTCAGCATGCAGAACATTCCGACACCCGAGGTGAACGAAAGGACGACAAAACGCCACATGTTTATTCTCCTTCTGGCCTGCTGGACGTTTTCTGTTTGAACTCACAACTCAGTCAGTGACCCGACAGTTTCGGAAAGGAGACGCTCGCCACCGGCATGTCAGGGCCGACAGTTCGAACCCGAGCCGCCTGGATGTGGTCTTGCTGGATTCCACCGGAGGTTTCACTCCGACAGCAGTCGACAAAGTCTCTTGTCCTGAAGTTGTCCGATCGTGCGCGGGGGCGTGACGAAAGTGCACCTTAACGTGAAAGCCGAATCTGCCTGGAGGGGCACGTCAACAACCGGCAAATCGACACTTCAGTTGTCACCCCCTCGCACGCGACCGCGAAAAAGGAGTGCTGTCGCAGGACTGTCCACGTCAAAATGAAGCAACGCCTGCCGCTCGAAGCTCTGCCCACTCTCCGCCCGGCTTGCAGTAAAGGCGAGTGAAACCTCCGCGATCTCTCCCGGAGCAAGGGTGACCGGTACCCCGCCCGCGACTGTGCAGGAGCAATCCGGCTCGGCTCCAAGGACCGTCACCGCTTCGGCAGTCACATTCTTGAGGTGAAACACCACGTCCAGACTTTCGCCGGGAGGCACCTCACCGAGATCAACGGGCGAGTTTATTGGCAGAACAACAAGGCCGTTCCACCAGGCAATCGCAGACGCGACATCGCCGAACGCCGCACGCACCGTAACCACGGCGGTAATACTGAGAACTACGGCGACAACCGCCGCACTTGCGATCGATAACGCAAGAAGGCGAACTGGTGATGATCGACCGGAAGGTTGGTCTGAAGCAGAGGAACTGTTCAACTCTTCTGCCTTTCCTGGCCAGAGAAAGGACGGGGCCCGTAGAGGAGTTCCGATGTGTAGGCGATGCTAAAACAATGAAGTGCAGCGGGCAAGAGAAAAATATGAAAAACAGTCTGCGGTGCATTCATCCTTTTAAGCGTGCATTCATCCTTTTAAGCGTGCATTCATCCTTTTAAGCAGTGTATCGGGCGGAATGCCATCCGGATGCCGAGTGAGGCTACGGCTACCGTATGCCTCTGGTTCCGTCCGCGTGTCGACTAATCGGCGCCACGGCTCCGCGAGCAGCCGCAGGGCCGGCTATTGCCGGCCGGTGCACATTAAAGGTGGTAGGCCGGGACTGGTCCCAGCATCCCCTCGCAGCCGCAGGGCCGGTCGTGTGCCACGGGCTCTGCCCGTGCACAATCAAAAACCATACCGCGCGAGCCCCGGGCGTGAGCCTTGGGGGGTTGTAAAGTCAAACGACGTTCGAATCACCCGGCAGCTCACGCAGCCGACTCGCCTTCCAACGATCCATCGGATGCTGCAAGTGAGCCACGCCTCACTTCTTTTGGGGATCTCCGCTTCCGCACCGATTCTCGATCCAGCAGTTCGCGAAGCCGCACAAACACGTTACAACGAAGGAGTGTGAGTTTGACCGCAGATCGACGCCCCCAACTTCGAACACCGCGTCGGTCGATCCCCTCCGAAGAGAATGGAGACAGACAGCAATGCAGCGCGGGTCCTTCCTGGCAGTCATCACGGTGGTGTTTCTCGGCAGCGGTATGATTGCATCCGCAGACGACACCGGTGCGCCCGAACCAGCCGTCATCCGCGATCAGATCCGCCTCACACAGTCCGGGGCCCGGCAGGTTCTCGATGCCGCACTCGCCCAGGCGCGAACGATGAACCTGGCCGTCAACATTTCGGTCGTCGATGACGGCGGACATCTGCTCGCCTTCGCCCGCATGGACGGAGCCCGGCCCGGCAGCATCTACACGTCGATGACCAAGGCGACGACGGCCGCGCTGATCCGCAAGGAGACTGGCCCGCTCCCAACCGAAGACAACCTCGACACGCACCTCAGCCTCGCGGTCGAGAACGCGGCCACGGCCAGCGGTGGAAAGTTCACCACCCTCAAGGGAGGCGTGCCGATCGTCGTTGATGGCCAGGTCGTCGGCGCGGTCGGCGTCGGCGGCGCGACGGGAGAACAGGATCGCGAAATCGCGCGGGCCGGCGTGGCAGCGCTCGCAAAGGAGACTGCCCGGGAATGACACCATGAGTTTCACGCGGCAGCGGAGGACAAGCTGATGCGCGAAGTCATTACACAGCGACTGTGGGTGGGGCATACCCGCGAGGCCCGGGATGTCCGCGATGTTCTCGGACGAGGCGTCGACGTCGTTGTCGACCTGGCACTCGAGGAGCCGCCGCTGCAGTATCCCCGCGACATCGTCTACTGCCGCTTCCCCCTGGTCGATGGGGAAGGGAACACGCCCACCGTCCTCCGCGCCGCCGTCGATGTGACGGAGCGATTCATCACAGCCGGCACACAAACGCTGATCGTGTGCGGAATGGGCCTGAGCCGTTCTGCCGCGATCGCAGCCATGGTGCTCGCCAGAGTGGAATCCATCCCGCCGGACGATGCTCTCACCCGCGTGACAGCGACCGGCCCGCACGACGTCGCGCCGGACCTTTGGCACGAGGTGAAGGCGGCCTTGGGCAGCTGAGCTCGCCAGGAGACCCTGCTTCCTGACTCCTAACTCCCAACTCCTGACTCCCGTTCGGCGTTCCCACTCGCGATCGCCGCTCGGACCGTCGCACCCAGCTCCGACTCCCGCAGCTTCAGTTCGGCCGACTCGAAGTAGAAGAATGGTGCATGCGAGCCGAACAGGATCTGCTCGAACGGCACCTGCTGCATCAACTTCGAAATGCCGCCGACACCCTCCTGCATCGCGATGTCGAAGCAGACGCCCGCTGCCGCCAGCTCACCCTGCAGCGCTCCCCGTACGACCCGCTGACTGTTCAGCAGAATCAGCGATAGCTCGGGCCGCTCCGTCGCCAGCTTTACCAGCGGAGCCGCGTCCACCTTCTCCAGCCCGACCAGCGGATGCCGCGTCCGCTCGTCTTCCATCAGCAGCGTGATCTGCACGATCAGCCCCTGCTCGCCCGCCAGGTCAAGCAGCCGGGGCACAGCAGGATCATCGAGCTGGTAGCCGTGGTAATCCGGATGCAGCCGGATCCCCCGCATGCCATGTTCCTCGGCACACCGGCGAACGTCTTCTTCCCAGTCCGGCAGGTTTGGATTGACGCTTCCGAACGGCAGCAGGATTCCCTTACCGGCCGTTGCGCAGTCCTCGGCCAGCCGGGCGTTCACCCCCGCCATATCTTCATGCAGCAGCGCGTCGAAGCTGCCGGCCCACGCCTGCGTGATCCCCTTCTCTCGCAGCCGTTCCATGAGCCGCGGCGTCTCGTCCAGAGGCAACCGCCGGAACGGCCACCGCGACAGTGACACATTCACGTCGATCATGCGGAGATCCCCTTCTCGCGAAGGATCGGCAACAGCATTCGCCGCAGATTGCCCCCCAGAATCTGCCGGCGGGCCGCTGCCGGAAGATCCGCCCCGTATACCTTCGCCAGCTGCGAGGCCAGACTGCGTCCGCCGATGTCGCTGCCGTAGATGATCCGGTCCGGACCAAGCTCCCGCACCGCCATCTCCATCATGCCGGCGGTCGGATCAAAGCCCCCCGTCCCGATCGACACGTTAGGGTACGGCCGGATCGCCCGGATGCCCCGCTCCCAGTCGCCGCCACTGTGCCCGCAGATCAGCGGCACATCCGGATGACGCTGAGCCAGCTTCGCCAGATCGAGCGGCGACGACTCGCCCGGCAGATTGCCGGTCACCTTCAGCCACGTATGCTGGTAGATCGCCCCTTTCAGACCGGCGACCTCTTCAATGACGGCATCGATCGATTCGTCGCTGCATTTCTGCGCGACCCACAGCTTGATCCCCAGCATCGGACCGTTGCGGATGCAGCGGTCGATCTCTTCGAGGCTGGCGTCGACATGCTTCGGGCTCACGTACGCAAAGCCGAACGCCCGGTCCGCCCAGTGACTGATCGCCTCCAGCACATCGTCGTTCTGCCGCCGCAGATCGTCCGGCCCCGGATCTTGCGACCAGCTCATCCCCATGAAGACAACGAGCCGGTCGACGTTCATCCGGTCGGCATAGTCGATCAGCCGGGCCATCCGCTCATGCGGCGTGCGGCCTTCGACACCACTCAGATGACAGTGCAGATCCCAGATCATGGCGCCTACCACGTAGGCTGGGACTGGTCCCAGCATCTTTCAGTCATGTAGGTCAGGCACCGCCTGACGAACGCCGACGTGCCACCGGCTCTGCCAGTCCGCGTTGACGAACTTGTGCCACGGCTCTGTGAGCCGTGTACCGCAGCCATGTAGCCCAAGCACCGCCTGACGAACTCCGGCGTGCCTGTGCGAACCCGAGAACAAAGCCCGGGCGTGAGCCCGGGGATAACATCGGATGCCGTTCGATTCACCCGGCAGCTTACGCAGCCGGCTCGCCACGACTGAAATCTATCGGAGGCTGCGATGGGAACCGTGTGCCCCTGCCACCCGACCTCAAGACTCCAGGCTCCCTCCGCCCCACCCTTCGCGGTAGTCGCGACGCAGGAACGACTCGGCAGCCTCGTTGCCCTTGGCCTTCAGGTTCTTCGAATCCCACTCCACCGCGGCACCGCTGCGGTACGCGACGTTCCCCAGCAGCACGGTCTCGGTCAGCGGACCCGAATACGAGAACGGGCATCCGGTCTTCCCGTCTCCCACAATCGCGCTGGTCCACTCGGTGTAGTGGTTGTGGTTGTCGAACTCCGGCCACTTGTGATCGGCGAAGTCTTCCTTCGGGAACAGCTCCGGCATCTCCGGGAAGCCGACGAACAGATTCCCCTTCTCCCCGATGAACAGCACACCGTTCTTCGAGCCGGCCCAGTCCTCGGGAGCCTTGAACAGTTCCGGCGGCGGCTGCTTGCCCGCCTCATACCAGGTCAGCTTCAACGTGTCCGTCGTATGGGCCGTGCCGGGGAAGTCGTAGTGCACGATGCACCATTCCGGGCCGCTTTCCGGGTGCGGCGGCGGTCCTTCCGCTCGAATCGCTTTCGGAGCCGGCAGCTCCAGCGCGTTGACGACCGGATCGAGAATGTGGCACCCCATGTCTCCCAGGGCACCCGTGCCGAAGTCCCACCAGCCCCGCCAGTGGAACGGATGGTACAACCCTTCGACGTAGGGACGCTCGGGAGCCACGCCCAGCCAGTCGTTCCAGTGCACGTGGGACGGCACGGGATCACTCCGGTCAGGACGTTCCAGTCCCTGCTTCCAGAAGTTGCCCGGACGATCGGTCCATGCATGCACGTCGCTCACTTTGCCGATCACGCCGTCCCGGATCGTCTGCACCGCGATCTTCAGTCGGGCCGTCGCATGGTGCTGCGTCCCCATCTGGGTGACGACACCCTGTTCGGCGGCGATCTCGGTCAGCCGGCGGGCTTCGTAAACCGTGTGCGTCAGAGGCTTCTGCGTGTAGACGTGCTTCCCCTGCTTCATCGCCGCAGCCGTCACCACGGCATGCATGTGGTCCGGCGTCGAGATCGTGACGGCGTCGATGTTCGGTTGTTCGAGCAGCTTCCGCCAGTCGGTGTACGTCTTCGCCTCCGGATACCGCTCTGCCGCGCGCGCCAGCCGCTGCTCGTCGATATCGCAGATTGCGACGATGCGGTGGCCGGCGGCGGTCTCATTCATGTCGGACCAGCCCTTGCCGCCCACACCGACGCAGGCAATGTTGACGATCTCGTTCGCTGCCCGGGCGGTTCCCGGCAGCAGCCACGGAGCCACAAAAGCGGCAGCCGAGGTGCGGGTCAGGAATTCGCGACGGGTCAGATTGCTGTACTTCATGGATCTCTCCGGAACTTCTCTCGAAAACCTGCGGGAATCCTAGCGACTCGAATCGACGTGTGCACGTGTGTCGATGCGTTCGGCTGCGACATTCCTCTCCCTGTTCTGACCGGATCGGCCTTTACGGTGAATCCTGTCGGAGCGGGAATTCCCGTTCCAATGGCACCGCTACACGCGATTGCGGATCTCCCCCGCATTGCGGCAGCCACCGTGATGCCGTCACAATTGGAACCACTTCCACCGACTTTCCTCCCTGAGTAACTGACCGCCGGACCGCCATGATG
This region includes:
- a CDS encoding DUF1573 domain-containing protein; amino-acid sequence: MTSGDEHPLDAQHRVSDSAFQRRVSPGFVVFLCSLVLFGGVVLWRLGRIVSYYGLPRPHLVVAPETIDLGPLRTGTSTSITVRLANHGNALLRLEKIESPCSECIRVVRMPATTIAPHSATDLSALFQAPLTAGKLMRTLRIQSNDPTAPTTVVRVLADVRAEDD
- a CDS encoding DUF1573 domain-containing protein translates to MNSSSASDQPSGRSSPVRLLALSIASAAVVAVVLSITAVVTVRAAFGDVASAIAWWNGLVVLPINSPVDLGEVPPGESLDVVFHLKNVTAEAVTVLGAEPDCSCTVAGGVPVTLAPGEIAEVSLAFTASRAESGQSFERQALLHFDVDSPATALLFRGRVRGGDN
- a CDS encoding amidohydrolase family protein; protein product: MIDVNVSLSRWPFRRLPLDETPRLMERLREKGITQAWAGSFDALLHEDMAGVNARLAEDCATAGKGILLPFGSVNPNLPDWEEDVRRCAEEHGMRGIRLHPDYHGYQLDDPAVPRLLDLAGEQGLIVQITLLMEDERTRHPLVGLEKVDAAPLVKLATERPELSLILLNSQRVVRGALQGELAAAGVCFDIAMQEGVGGISKLMQQVPFEQILFGSHAPFFYFESAELKLRESELGATVRAAIASGNAERESGVGS
- a CDS encoding Gfo/Idh/MocA family protein is translated as MKYSNLTRREFLTRTSAAAFVAPWLLPGTARAANEIVNIACVGVGGKGWSDMNETAAGHRIVAICDIDEQRLARAAERYPEAKTYTDWRKLLEQPNIDAVTISTPDHMHAVVTAAAMKQGKHVYTQKPLTHTVYEARRLTEIAAEQGVVTQMGTQHHATARLKIAVQTIRDGVIGKVSDVHAWTDRPGNFWKQGLERPDRSDPVPSHVHWNDWLGVAPERPYVEGLYHPFHWRGWWDFGTGALGDMGCHILDPVVNALELPAPKAIRAEGPPPHPESGPEWCIVHYDFPGTAHTTDTLKLTWYEAGKQPPPELFKAPEDWAGSKNGVLFIGEKGNLFVGFPEMPELFPKEDFADHKWPEFDNHNHYTEWTSAIVGDGKTGCPFSYSGPLTETVLLGNVAYRSGAAVEWDSKNLKAKGNEAAESFLRRDYREGWGGGSLES
- a CDS encoding GlcG/HbpS family heme-binding protein, whose protein sequence is MQRGSFLAVITVVFLGSGMIASADDTGAPEPAVIRDQIRLTQSGARQVLDAALAQARTMNLAVNISVVDDGGHLLAFARMDGARPGSIYTSMTKATTAALIRKETGPLPTEDNLDTHLSLAVENAATASGGKFTTLKGGVPIVVDGQVVGAVGVGGATGEQDREIARAGVAALAKETARE
- a CDS encoding amidohydrolase family protein, with amino-acid sequence MIWDLHCHLSGVEGRTPHERMARLIDYADRMNVDRLVVFMGMSWSQDPGPDDLRRQNDDVLEAISHWADRAFGFAYVSPKHVDASLEEIDRCIRNGPMLGIKLWVAQKCSDESIDAVIEEVAGLKGAIYQHTWLKVTGNLPGESSPLDLAKLAQRHPDVPLICGHSGGDWERGIRAIRPYPNVSIGTGGFDPTAGMMEMAVRELGPDRIIYGSDIGGRSLASQLAKVYGADLPAAARRQILGGNLRRMLLPILREKGISA
- a CDS encoding protein-tyrosine phosphatase family protein, whose protein sequence is MREVITQRLWVGHTREARDVRDVLGRGVDVVVDLALEEPPLQYPRDIVYCRFPLVDGEGNTPTVLRAAVDVTERFITAGTQTLIVCGMGLSRSAAIAAMVLARVESIPPDDALTRVTATGPHDVAPDLWHEVKAALGS